From Scleropages formosus chromosome 9, fSclFor1.1, whole genome shotgun sequence, one genomic window encodes:
- the ccdc124 gene encoding coiled-coil domain-containing protein 124: protein MPKKFQGENSKSATARARKAEAKAAAEARKQQELEDALWQDNDKHVLKKEQRKDDKEKKRLEALERKRENQRLLEEENAKLKGRASKDPMGGKVTRAQIEETLRNEQKQQQQQEVKEKEKTHLEKPLEENVNRIVLEEGTVEARTIEDAIAALGTVEEPDRHPERRMKAAFAAFEELHMPRLKKENPNMRLSQLKQQLKKEWVKSPENPLNQRFTTYNTK from the exons AGGCGAAGGCGGCGGCGGAAGCGCGCAAGCAGCAGGAGCTTGAGGACGCGCTGTGGCAAGACAACGACAAGCACGTGCTGAAGAAGGAGCAGCGCAAG GATGACAAGGAGAAGAAGCGCCTAGAGGCCCTGGAGCGAAAAAGGGAGAACCAGCGGCTGCTTGAGGAGGAGAATGCTAAATTAAAGGGCAGAGCATCCAAAGACCCTATGGGGGGCAAGGTGACCCGGGCGCAGATCGAGGAAACACTGCGCAatgagcagaagcagcagcagcagcaggaggtcaaGGAGAAAG AAAAGACTCACCTGGAGAAACCtttggaagaaaatgtgaatCGTATTGTCCTAGAAGAAGGCACAGTTGAGGCTAGAACTATTGAGGATGCTATTGCAGCACTTGG CACAGTGGAGGAGCCCGATCGACATCCGGAACGCCGAATGAAAGCTGCGTTTGCTGCATTTGAAGAATTGCACATGCCTCGCCTAAAAAAGGAAAACCCTAACATGCGGCTATCGCAACTCAAGCagcagctgaagaaggagtgGGTGAAGTCTCCTGAGAATCCCCTGAACCAGCGCTTCACTACTTATAATACCAAGTAA